One genomic segment of Choristoneura fumiferana chromosome Z, NRCan_CFum_1, whole genome shotgun sequence includes these proteins:
- the LOC141433642 gene encoding uncharacterized protein produces MLLLFYAVLRIISLTLGEKQEVQRFLSDDNFKPPIFGSYSYDPIQQIFEPPVHHPAAASNENRNKLVNKDVSTKFEKDTTTSAAENTTTLLPPYRKYVKQVSQPSYLPGIKPNETAHLRYRPKIRTITFANLTLENT; encoded by the exons ATGCTCTTACTATTCTATGCAGTTCTACGTATAATAAGTCT GACACTTGGAGAAAAACAAGAAGTACAGCGTTTTTTATCTGATGACAACTTCAAACC aCCAATTTTCGGGTCTTACAGTTATGATCCAATACAGCAAATATTCGAACCGCCAGTGCATCATCCTGCTGCAGCGTCAAATGAAAACCGAAACAAATTAGTAAACAAGGACGTATCGACCAAGTTTGAAAAAGATACAACGACATCCGCTGCAGAAAATACCACCACGCTGCTTCCTCCGTATAGGAAATATGTTAAGCAAGTGAGCCAGCCTTCCTATCTGCCTGGGATTAAGCCAAATGAAACCGCCCATTTGCGTTACAGACCCAAGATTCGTACCATAACTTTTGCAAATCTGACATTAgaaaatacataa
- the Dpck gene encoding dephospho-CoA kinase, with protein sequence MFIVGLTGGLATGKSTVLSIFRENGVAVIDADEVARKVLDPGTKAWKELKEYFGDEVLNPDGRVNRAKLGEIIFDDIEKRRKLNAITHPRIQSAMIKMAVSYFFSGHKYIVMEVPLLFETGKMLTFMHKIITVVCEDHQQLKRLCKRNDYSIVVAKKRIDCQMPLEQKMANSHFVVDNSGEIASTKHQTECIIRTLRKSKFTWYFRSILLITFLSIIFGITHVFGIISNPK encoded by the exons ATGTTCATTGTGGGTCTTACTGGGGGGCTAGCAACGGGCAAAAGCACAGTATTATCAATTTTTCGGGAGAACGGAGTAGCAGTAATTGACGCCGATGAAGTTGCTAGGAAAG TTTTGGACCCAGGAACAAAAGCTTGGAAAGAATTGAAAGAATACTTTGGAGATGAAGTTTTAAACCCTGATGGAAGAGTAAATAGGGCTAAGCTAGGAGAGATTATTTTTGATGACATTGAGAAGAGGCGTAAACTGAATGCAATCACGCACCCTAGGATCCAGAGTGCAATGATAAAAATGGCggtttcatattttttctcaGGGCACAAATATATTGTAATGGAGGTGCCATTATTATTTGAAACTGGGAAAATGCTGACATTTATGCATAAAATTATCACTGTTGTCTG CGAAGACCACCAGCAGCTGAAGCGGTTATGCAAGCGCAATGATTACTCCATAGTGGTTGCCAAAAAACGTATAGACTGCCAAATGCCGCTAGAACAAAAAATGGCCAACTCACATTTTGTTGTTGATAATTCTGGTGAGATTGCCAGCACAAAACATCAAACTGAATGCATCATCCGCACATTGAGAAAGTCAAAGTTTACTTG GTATTTCCGGTCAATTCTGTTGATTacatttttgtcaataatttttgGAATTACACATGTATTTGGAATCATTTCAAATCCGAAATAG